The nucleotide window ACATGAATTGTTTAGCAATTTGAATTTGAAAATTACCAGCGGAAAAATCAACTGTCTGTATGGAACAAGTGGCTGCGGGAAAACAACGATATTGGATATTATCGGATTTATTGAGCCTTATCAGGGGGGAGATATTTTCTACAATGGCAAAAAAATCGTCAAAAGTGCTCAGAAAAGAAAGATGCTGAGAGAGAAAGTGGGGTTTATCTTCCAGGACTTTGGCTTGATTGAAAATGAAACAGTCGCACAAAACTTTAATATGGTTTATAAGATTAAGCGGATGAAAAATCGTGAAAAACGAATACAGTCTACTTTAAAAAAACTGCAGCTTGAGAATATGCTGAATCGAAAAGTCTATGAGCTTTCCGGCGGAGAACAACAGCGCATTGCGATTGCCAAAGTACTGTTAAAAAATCCAGATCTGATTCTCGCGGACGAGCCAACGGCTTCGTTGGATGTTGAAAATAAACAAATTGTGCTGAACATGATGAGGGAGTTTGCCAATGCAGGAAAAACCGTAGTTGTCGTGAGCCACGATCCGGAAATCATTGAGTTTTCTGATGTAAAGCTGGACTTGGCTCATCTCAAAAGAAAAACAAGAAATGAAGGACGAGCTTAATATCATCAATGAAACAAATTCAAGTCAAAGGAAAGGCGGAAAGAAGATGAGAATACGTGCAGCTCTATTTCTGTTTTTATTTCTTATTGCAGGATGTGGAAGTTCTGCCAAGAACTTGGTAAAGGTTCCAGTCCCGACGAATTCTCCAAGGGTAACGACGGAATATGTTCCAGATACCCAAACGATACCTGAGGTCAGTCAACACGAAAATCGTTACTCATATGATAACGCCTACCGTGAACCTCGATTTTCTGCAGAAAATAATCCTTGTATTTTTGCAGACTATGTCGTTGTTTCGGTCGAAAATATTGAAGAATCTCAAATCATTATTGAAATAGGAAATCATTGCAATGAATTAGGGAAAGATGGAATTGTATTTTTGCAGAAAAGTGATCTCGAATCCTTTCCAAATGAAATGTCGGATTCGCAGCATAAAGGTAAACTATTCTATCGTTTTCCGGATGATTTCCAACCTGTAAATTACTTAGATTATGTCGATCATGCCTATCGTTTAGAGCTTATGGAGTAACAAGGTTATTATGTACTCTGAACGATGGCAAAGATTTTCATTTTAAGTTGTTTGATGATGAATATCAGCTTAGATAAAATTGTGGAAATAATAGGAGGATAATATCAATGAAGAAATCTGTGATCATTCTGTCTTTAGTCTTAATTGCAGGATGCAGCGCAAAAGTAAATCAGCCTGATCCAACAGTGCCGCCAGAGATGGATGCAAGTGTACCGACCGCAACACCGGCGATGACTTCTAACGAAGAAAGCAGACCGTATCCTGAGAGTCAGTGGAACGCTGTTGATTTTTCTCTGTTTTTTGATACGATTCCGGCAGAAAGTTGCTCCGGGGATCTGTCAAAAGAGATGTGCATTGAACTCTATGGAGAAAAATCAGCACTTCCGGAAGACTTAACATTGATTGATGTCGGAGAAAACGGAGAATATCATAGTTTTACGCTTGAAAACAGCGATGATCATTCTTCAATTCATTTCGCTGTTCTGCACCATCTCTATGATTCATTGCTGGTCAGAGCGGATTTTATCCTGGATGAGAATAATCATTCAGAAGTGATGCTTTATTTCTATTATGATCAAGATATTCAGCAGCATCCGGAATACTATGACATCGGAAAATCAATCGAAAATTGGGGCGGCACGAATATCTATCATACAGCTTATGCGATAACGCAGAAGGACATTGTGATTGAAAATAATGAAGTAGTAGATCACCAGGGAGACTATTCTCTTGTAAGAATGCAGAATTTCTACTGTGATTCCACGGACTCGGAAGATTCAAAAACGGGCTGCAATTATATCCAGAATCTTGAGATAGTTAAGTTTACAGAGTGAGGATATATTGGAGATAGAGTTAACTGCATTCAATCTATGTAAAAATAAAAAGCTATCTCAAAATAGTTCTTTTCTCTGATCAGCAGTATGAATGTAAATATGATTTAACAACTTTAACAAGTAAATCAAGGATTGGATCAGGAAATTGTTAAAGATACAGGAAAAGGACAGTTAATTTCCTCACTGCCCCTTTTCATTCTGCATGCGGATTAAATATAAGATCGAGGAGATGCAAGTTTATAATGTCAAACGGAGTCATTGCCTTGTAACAACTGTTGCAATAAGTAACAACTCTGCGGTCAGGATAAGCATCTACCTGACTTTGTAATAAAGTCAGCTGCTTTTGAAGAGGGATCAGGTCACGGATTTTTTCAGCTCTTCAAAATAATGAGGAGCGCTGATCAGATTACGCTCGCTGATTGGATTCATGAGTAGAGTTCCACAGGCAGCTGCCTGAACTTGAGGTTCATGTATGATGAAGTTCATCTTCCTTAAAGCCTGACGGACTTGACAGCGAAGCTGCAGTGATGCGCGAACACAGTCCTGCACCGTGATTGACACACCTTTATAATCCGGCCAGAAGAACTCAGAATCTCGTTCGAATAAGCTTAGAACATGAATTACAGTACAGTTTGGAAAGTGTTCCTGGAGAATAGCCTGGCAGCTCAGGCAAACTGTAATAAGCAGATCATCATCCTGAATAGACCATGAAGATCTGCAGCATCCCACTATTTCTGCATTCCAGCGCTGTTTGAGATAAGTTTTTATTCTTGCAGAGGTTTCCGGATGGGCAGCCTGAAACTGACAGCTGGGAAAATAGTAAATCAAGTTTGCTCCTCCTTTCAAAACTGACTGAATTTAGCCATAAATTCATCATAATTTTTGGTTTCCAACAAGTCAAACGCCAGGTGACTGTTTTGAATAATTTTAGAGATTTTATCAAAGAAAATCCGCGTGAGCGCCTGATTCTCATTGATGCAGACCAAGAAAATAATCTGAACCGGTTTAGCGTTCCACGTTACCGGTTTTTTCAGCTTGCAGATGGAGATGAAGTTCGGCAGTCGTTCTGGGTTTAACGGATGAGGAATCGCGATCTTATTGTTATACTCGGTCGTTCCCATGCATTCGCGCGCAATGACGGAATCGTAAAAGTCGTTGGGCAGGGAAATATTTTTGCGAATGTGGTCGATTTGCTTCGTCAGTGCTTCCTGTCGGGAAACCGCGCTGATTTCTAAAAAAAGTTCCGGCCGAATGAGTTTGTCCAAATGAAATTTCTCATTCAGATTATTCAAGAGTAAACGCAGAATGTGCAGATCATTCTCCGACAAACTGGGCTGAATTTTTAACGTCGGCTTATCAAAGCGCAGATTCATTTCGGTGGCGTTCAGAATGACGTCAAACTTTTTCAGTTCCTCCGTATCCAAAGTTTTTGCATCGAACA belongs to Holdemania massiliensis and includes:
- a CDS encoding ATP-binding cassette domain-containing protein; amino-acid sequence: MEIKIRNLRKCYGKHELFSNLNLKITSGKINCLYGTSGCGKTTILDIIGFIEPYQGGDIFYNGKKIVKSAQKRKMLREKVGFIFQDFGLIENETVAQNFNMVYKIKRMKNREKRIQSTLKKLQLENMLNRKVYELSGGEQQRIAIAKVLLKNPDLILADEPTASLDVENKQIVLNMMREFANAGKTVVVVSHDPEIIEFSDVKLDLAHLKRKTRNEGRA